In Pseudomonas oryzihabitans, the DNA window GCCGCGATCCAGCTCTTCATCGCTGGCGGTCAGGGGGACCAGGATGCGCAGCACGTTGCCGTAGCTGCCGCAGCTGAGCAGGATCAGGCCCTTCTGGCGCGCCCGGACCACGATCTGGCTGGTCAGCTCGGCATCGGGCTGCTCGATGTCGCCGCCCTTGCCCAGTTCCATGGCGATCATGGCGCCCAGGCCGCGGACGTCGCAGATCTGCGTGTGCTTGGCGGCCAGTTCGCGCAGGCCGGCGGTGAGGCGTTCGCCCACGGCCTTGGACCGGTCCAGCAGCTTCTCTTCCTCGAAGGTCTCGATCACCGCCAGGGCGGCGGCGCAGGCGATGGGGCTACCGGCGTAGGTCCCACCCAGGCCACCCGGGGTGACGGCATCCATCACCGTGGCCCGGCCGGTCACGCCCGACAGCGGGAAGCCGCCGGCGATGGACTTGGCGAAGGTCAGCAGATCGGCATCGACGCCCATCTGCTCCATGGCGAAGAAGGTGCCGGTACGACCGGCGCCGGACTGGACTTCGTCAGCGATCAGCAGGATGCCGTGGGTGTCGCACAGCTTACGCAGGCGCTGCATGAACTCCTTGGGCGCGGCATAGAAACCGCCTTCGCCCTGCACCGGCTCGAGGATGACGGCGGCGATGTCGCCAGGCGCGGCATCGTTCTTGAAGATGCGCTCGACGCTGGCGATGGCGTCATCGACGCTGATGCCATGCAGTTCGCAGGGATAGAGCGCACGATAGACGCCGCCGGGCATCAGGCCCATGCCGGCCGAATAGGGCGCGACCTTGCCGGTCAGTGACAGGGTCATCATGGTGCGGCCGTGGTAGGCGCTGGAGAAGGCGATGACACCGGCGCGCTGGGTGGCGGCGCGGGCGATCTTGACGGCATTCTCCACGGCCTCGGAGCCGGAGTTGAACAGTGCGGTTTTCTTCGGGAAGTTGCCTGGTACCAGCTCGTTGAGCTTTTCGCAGACCTCGACGTAGGGCTCGTAGGCCAGCACCTGGAAGCAGGTGTGGGAGACCTTGGTCAGCTGCTCCTGCACGGCCGCCACCACGCGCGGATGCAGGTGACCGGTATTGAGCACGGCGATGCCGCCGGCGAAGTCCAGGAACTCGTTGCCCTCGACGTCCCAGACCTTGGCGTTCTCCGCACGGGCGACGAAGATCGGGTGGGTCTGGCCGACGCCACGGGCGACGGCGGCGCTGCGACGGTGCATCAGGGAATCGTTGGTGTGGCTCATTGCAGTCCTCGATGGCCGCTCATCGTGGCGGCCGGCTACGGGAAAGGCGCGGACCGGATTCCGGGCAGCATACGATGATCGACTGCCAACGGCCCGGCGTCCGCGCCGGGAAAAATCTTTGGATCGGGCGGGCCCGTTGGGCTTCGACGATGGAGCCGTCTCAGCCCAACCTACGGTATAGGTAGGTTGGGCTAAGCGTAGCGAAGCCCAACGAACGGGATCAGACGCCCAGGCAGAGGTACTTGATCTCGAGGTATTCCTCGATGCCGTACTTGGAACCCTCGCGGCCCAGGCCCGAAGCCTTGACGCCACCAAAGGGTGCGACTTCGTTGGAGATCAGGCCGGTGTTGATGCCGACCATGCCGTACTCCAGCGCCTCGGCCACACGGAATACGCGGGACAGGTCGCGGGCATAGAAATAGGAGGCCAGGCCGAACTCGGTGTCGTTGGCCAGCTCGATGACCTCGGCCTCGTCCTTGAAGCGGAACAGCGGCGCCAGCGGGCCGAAGGTCTCTTCCTTGGATACCTTGGCACTCTTGGGCACGTCGGCGAGGATGGTCGGCTCGAAATAGCTGCCCCCGTTGGCGTGGGCCTTGCCGCCGGCGATGACCTTGGCGCCTTGGCTCACGGCGTCGTCGATGTGCTCCTTGACCTTGGCCGCGGCCTTGGCGTCGATCAGCGGGCCGATGGTGACGCCCTCCTCCAGGCCGTTGCCGACCTTGAGCTTGGCCACCGCGGCCTTGAACTTCTCGGCGAAGGCGTCGTAGACACCGTCCTGGATATAGAGACGGTTGACGCAGACGCAGGTCTGGCCGGCGTTGCGGTACTTGGAGGCGATGGCGCCTTCCACGGCCTTGTCCAGGTCAGCGTCGTCGAAGACGATGAAGGGCGCGTTGCCGCCCAGCTCCAGCGACAGCTTCTTGATGGTGGGGGCGCTCTGCTCCATCAGCTTGGCGCCGATCTCGGTGGAGCCGGTAAAGGAGATCTTGCGCACGATGGGGCTTTCGGTCAGCTCGGCGCCGATCTCGGCGGCGGAGCCGGTGACCACGCTGAGCACGCCCTTGGGAATGCCGGCACGCTCGGCCAGCTCGACCAGGGCCAGGGCCGAGTACGGGGTCTGGCTGGCGGGCTTGATGACCATGGTGCAGCCCGCGGCCAGGGCCGGGCCGGCCTTGCGGGTGATCATCGCGGTGGGGAAATTCCACGGCGTGATGGCGGCGGTGACGCCGATGGGCTGCTTGACCACCAGGATGCGCTTGTCGGCCTGGTGGCCGGGAATGGTGTCGCCATAGATGCGCTTGGCTTCCTCGGCGAACCACTCGATGAAGGAGGCGGCATAGGCGATCTCGCCCTTGGCCTCGGCCAGCGGCTTGCCCTGCTCCAGGGTCATCAGCCGGCCCAGGTCATCCTGGTTCTCGATCATCAGTTCGTACCAGCGCCGCAGCTTGGCCGAACGCTCCTTGGCAGTCAGCGCACGCCAGGCCGGCAGGGCGCGGTTGGCGGCGTCGATGGCACGCTTGGTCTCGGCGCGGCCGAGCTTGGGAATGGTGCCCAGGGTCTCGCCGGTGGCCGGGTTGTCCACCTTGACGGTGGCACCGCTGTCGGCGTCGATCCAGGCGCCGTCGACATAGGCTTGCTGGCGAAACAGGGAAGCGTCTTTGAGCTGCATTACGGTCTCCTTGATGGAAAGGGCCGGAAGCAAGGGCATGACACCCCTGCGCCTGCGATAGGGTCAGGCTTGGAAACGCTGGCGTCGCCACCGTTCAGTGCCCGCGAGAGGGACG includes these proteins:
- the gabT gene encoding 4-aminobutyrate--2-oxoglutarate transaminase is translated as MSHTNDSLMHRRSAAVARGVGQTHPIFVARAENAKVWDVEGNEFLDFAGGIAVLNTGHLHPRVVAAVQEQLTKVSHTCFQVLAYEPYVEVCEKLNELVPGNFPKKTALFNSGSEAVENAVKIARAATQRAGVIAFSSAYHGRTMMTLSLTGKVAPYSAGMGLMPGGVYRALYPCELHGISVDDAIASVERIFKNDAAPGDIAAVILEPVQGEGGFYAAPKEFMQRLRKLCDTHGILLIADEVQSGAGRTGTFFAMEQMGVDADLLTFAKSIAGGFPLSGVTGRATVMDAVTPGGLGGTYAGSPIACAAALAVIETFEEEKLLDRSKAVGERLTAGLRELAAKHTQICDVRGLGAMIAMELGKGGDIEQPDAELTSQIVVRARQKGLILLSCGSYGNVLRILVPLTASDEELDRGLAIIGECFAELA
- the gabD gene encoding NADP-dependent succinate-semialdehyde dehydrogenase is translated as MQLKDASLFRQQAYVDGAWIDADSGATVKVDNPATGETLGTIPKLGRAETKRAIDAANRALPAWRALTAKERSAKLRRWYELMIENQDDLGRLMTLEQGKPLAEAKGEIAYAASFIEWFAEEAKRIYGDTIPGHQADKRILVVKQPIGVTAAITPWNFPTAMITRKAGPALAAGCTMVIKPASQTPYSALALVELAERAGIPKGVLSVVTGSAAEIGAELTESPIVRKISFTGSTEIGAKLMEQSAPTIKKLSLELGGNAPFIVFDDADLDKAVEGAIASKYRNAGQTCVCVNRLYIQDGVYDAFAEKFKAAVAKLKVGNGLEEGVTIGPLIDAKAAAKVKEHIDDAVSQGAKVIAGGKAHANGGSYFEPTILADVPKSAKVSKEETFGPLAPLFRFKDEAEVIELANDTEFGLASYFYARDLSRVFRVAEALEYGMVGINTGLISNEVAPFGGVKASGLGREGSKYGIEEYLEIKYLCLGV